The genomic interval CGAAGCGCGACGCCTGCGCCACGGCGGCGTCCACGTTGTAGCCCAGGCCGTCGCCGGAGAAGGAGTCCGGCGTCATGTTGATGATGCCCATGATGTACGTGCGCGCGCCCCAGACGAACTCCCAACGCCGGAAGCGCGTGACACCCAAGGCGGAGGGCCGAGCATCCACCACGTGACCTCGAACCGCATAGACTCCAGGATAGCCGATTATAACAGCTTTTCCTGGACACGCCGGTAGCTGCCCACCTATAATGAGAGATGTCCTCTTCCACGAAAGGAGCCGCAGATGGGCAGCTTCGCCGACGCCCTCGCTTCCGGCAAGTTCCTCGTGACCGCGGAGGTCAATCCGCCCAAGGGCGTGGACCTGACCAAGCTCCTCGCGGACGTGGCTCTGCTGAAGCCACATGTTGACGCCGTCAACGTCACCGACCAGAGCGCCTCCGCCATGCGCATGGGCGCTATCGGCGTGGCCGCGCGCATACGGCAGATGGGCATCGAGCCTATCCTTCAGGTCACATGCCGCGATCGCAACCGCATCGCCCTCCAGGCCGACCTCCTGGCGGCGGTGGCGCTGGGCGTCGAGAACATCTTGTGCCTCACCGGCGACCCCGTCGGCATCGGCGACCACCCGAACGCCACGCCCGTCTTCGACATCCGCAACAGCTCTCAACTCCTGGAAGTAGCTACCACCCTGATGCGCGGGCATGACCTGTCGGGCAACGCCCTGCTCGGCGCGCCTCGGTTTGTGCTGGGGGCCGCGACCAACCCCGGCGTCGAGGACATGGACGCGGAGGCGCGGCGCGCGGAGGACAAGGTCCAGAAAGGCGCATGTTTTCTTCAG from Dehalococcoidia bacterium carries:
- a CDS encoding methylenetetrahydrofolate reductase translates to MGSFADALASGKFLVTAEVNPPKGVDLTKLLADVALLKPHVDAVNVTDQSASAMRMGAIGVAARIRQMGIEPILQVTCRDRNRIALQADLLAAVALGVENILCLTGDPVGIGDHPNATPVFDIRNSSQLLEVATTLMRGHDLSGNALLGAPRFVLGAATNPGVEDMDAEARRAEDKVQKGACFLQSQAVFEPDVFIRFMQRLRHLNAPVLAGVILLKSAAMARHMNEHVPGIRITEAVIEEMDRATDRVAASVAIAARTIAAIRPYCRGVHIMAIGWERYIPTVLEKAGLASSGSSATVRGF